One Streptomyces sp. CG4 genomic window, GCCCCATGCCGTCCGAACTGCGCACGTCCGAACACGAGATCAAGATCGCGGCGCCCGCCGCGGACATCTACCGGCTGCTGGCACAGGCGGAGAACTGGCCCCAGCTGTTTCCGCCGAACATCCACGTCGACCATGTGGAGCGTGGTCAGCGCGAGGAACGTATCCGTATCTGGGCGACGGCCGGCGACACCGTCAAGAACTGGACCTCGCGGCGCACTCTGAACCCGGAAGCGTTACGTATCGCCTTCCGCCAGGAAATCAGTTCGCCCCCCGTCGCCGCAATGGGGGGGACCTGGCAGATCGAGGATCTGCCGTCCGGAGAGGCACTGGTGCGCCTCGGCCACGACTTCCGGGCCACCGACGAGAGCAGTCTGGCCTGGCTCGAAGAGATCGTGGACCGTAACTCCCGTGCCGAGCTGGAGTCCCTCAAGGCACTCGCCGAGTCGAAGGAGGCGACTGACGAACTGACGTGCTCCTTCGAGGACACGGTGCAGGTCATGGGCGAAGCCCAGGATGTCTACGACTTCATCTACGAAGCGAACCTGTGGACCGACCGGCTGCCCCATGTGGTCACGGTGCGCCTCGACCAGCCTGCGCCGGGGCTCCAGGCCTTGGAGATGGAGACGTTGTCCAAGGACGGCAGCACACACACCACGAAGTCGTACCGCGTGGGACTCGCACCCCATCGGATCGTCTACAAGCAGATCACACTGCCGGCGCTGATCACCTTGCACACGGGTCGCTGGACCTTCACGCCGACCGACGACGGAGTCGAGGCGTCCTCGCAGCACACTTTCACGGTCAACACAGCCGCCATCACGAAGGTGTTGGGAGAGCAGTCGACCGTGCAGGACGCGATCGAGTACGTGCGCGCCGCGCTCAGCACCAACAGCATGACGACGCTCACCCTCGCCAAGGCACACGCGGAAGGTCTCGCCAGGGCAGGCCGGCCATGACAACGGCACCCCCCGCCCCGCCTCCGGAACGGGTGGTCGACCAACGGCACATCACCCTGGACGCGGACGGCATCACGTTGTCCGCCCGCCTCGCCCAGCCGGTACACGTCCCGCCGAGGGCGACGATCGTCGCCCTGCACGGGGCCGGGATGAGCTCGGCGTACTTCGACGGACCGGCCCACCCGGAGACTTCGCTGTTGGCGGTCGCCGCAAAACTGGGCTTCGCGGTTGTGGCCGTCGACCGGCCCGGATACGGGGCCTCGGCCGAGCAACTCCCTTACGGGCAAGGGATCGTGGAGCAGGCCGCCACCTTGACCGTGGCGTTGCGCAGCCTGTCGGCGCACTGCGAGGCAGGCGCGGGGATCTTCCTCATGGCCCACTCCTTCGGAAGCAAGCCCGCGCTGCTGATGGCGGCGGACGGTACGGTTCCCGGGCTGTTTGGCCTCGACGTGTCCGGTTGCGGTGACGAATATGTGGTCTCGCCCTCCGCGCCGGGTACGCGGGCCGGGAGCTGGAAGCTCAACTGGGGGCCCCTGAGGCTGTATCCGCCGGGAACATTCCAGTCCAGCATTGGTATTGTCGCGCCGGCGCCGCGGCATGAACTCGACGACGTCGCGCACTGGCCCGATGTGTTCGCCGCGCTGGCGGGCCGTATCCGCGTTCCCGTCCGGTTCACCTTCGCCGAACACGAGGCATGGTGGCGCCGGGACCAGTCGGCACTCGCCCGGCTGCGTAACCGACTGGGAGCGGCGCCCCGGGTGCTGATCGACCACCAGCCCGACGCGGGCCACAACATCAGCCTCGGCTGGACGGCCCGGGCCTACCACCTGCGGGTCCTCGGCTTCGCGGAGGAGTGCCTGCGTCAGCAGGCGACCGGGAGGGGGCAGCGGAGATGACCGGGAACCGGTACGAGGTCAGTTGGCAGCAGGGAGAACGCTGATGGCTTGCGCGGCGAGCACACCCCCGCCGTTCGTTGCGGACGCGGAACACCCTTTGGTCGCGGCACTGAGCATCTTCGTCCCCGGCATCAACGGCGCACCCGGGAGTGCGGAGCGTGAGACGGAGGACGACGCGGACCTCTGTGAAGCGGTGGCTCGGCACTTCACCCGACGGGGGGCGGCATGAACGCGAGGACGGCACAGGACCCGTCACCCAAGAGCCTCGTCCTCGCCTGCGATCTACAGGAACCGGGGACCGAGGCAGCAGCCCGGGCAGTACTCCGCCGGCTTTCCACGAACGACCAGGAACGGATCGCACGCATGCACCGTTCCACCGACCGGACACGTTCTGTGATGGCCCGGTGGCTCGCCCTCCGGGCCGCTTCCCAGGTGCTCGGAACACCGTGGACCGGCCTCCAGCTCAGGCGGCATCGCCAAGGGCTCCCCTATGTCGTGGCGCGGCCGCACCTGTCCGTCAGCATGGCGCACAGCGGACGCTACGCGATGGCGGCCGTGGCGCTCGGCGGGCGAGTGGGCGTGGACGTGGAGGAGATCTCCCGGGTAGCCGCGCTGCCGGACAGTGCCTTCCTCACCCCTGCGGAGATCTCCGCCCTGCCTCCAGCGCGGCAAGGAGGGGAGCCCAGGGCAATGCTGTGGGTGCTGAAGGAAGCCGCGACGAAACTGACCGGCGAGGGACTGCGCGCGGGCATGAAGCAGATCGGGTTTCGCTGGCGGAGTGGAGCGCGGGGGCTGTGTGCCGCCCGAACCACCTACACCACCGGTGAATTCACGGTCTGCCGTCTTCCCGGCGGTTATGTCTGTGCGGTGGGGATGTCGGCGGGCACACCGCCTTCGACCCCATTGTTCCTCGCCGCCGGTCACCGACCATGGCTGGAAACAGAGAGGAGCGACTTCTCCATGCAACTCATGTCCAGGCGGCCCGTCCACGAGAACAGCGGCCCGGAGCCCGACGGCACGACCGACGGGGGCGGCCCCGCCATGGCACCTCGGGTGGAACCGGACCTGGATGAGGCCGAACCGCACATCTGGCTCAGCGTCAATTGAGCACCTCCGTCGGCACCCCATGAGACCGGTCAGGGCAAGCGGGCAGTTGCTCTGACCACCCGGTCCCGACGGCTCGCGTGGTCGTCATCTGTCGTGTCCTTCTCGCCATGGCGACAGGGAAGGAGCGACGCTCACCCAGGTGTGAACGGCATGCGTGTGAAATCCCCCGTTCACCGCAGGCACTGCACCCGGGTGCGACGAGCGCGGGCCGTCGGCGTTCACGTCCGCTCTGTCACCGGCCGACACGCCTTCCATGTACCCCCGCACCAGCGCCCCCTTGGTCCTGCGTCCACCATGCCGGCACAGGGCAGGCTCCGAAGCCCGCGACCAGGACCTCTACGTCTCCTCCATGCTGGCGATCTCCGCGCCGATGCAAGGCGGCCGGTCGCCGCGTTGGTCGAGGGCGAACCAGTAGTCCCGTAGCGGACCCGATCGGTCGAGCAAGGCGTGTCACGAATCGTCGACCAAGTCCGTGAAGTCGTTCTCTTCCCGGGCCGTCAGGAGATGGGTCTCGACGAGAGCACCCAAGCGGGGCTTCTCGGCGACCATCGTCCATGCGGAGCGCTCGGCGTCGGGCAGGGGCAGCCAAACGAAGGCGACGTCCCCGTCCCCGGCCTCGCGGGCCAAGACAGGCAGGGGCGTTCAGTACTTCCACAACCCGAAGTGCGACTGAGGCTTCCAGCCCGGGCATCTACAGGGTCGAAGCCTCCAGGTGCTGACTTCCCTGCGGCTGTGGAGGCGAGTCCCTCCCGCTTCCACAGCCATTCTTCTACCTGCGCTCCCTGCGATCTGGTGCCTCCTCACGAGAAGGCCGATCCCCTCGGTGCAGGACGGCTCGACCGACTCCCGCGGCGGGTACGTCGCATGGGGCACCGGCACCGGTCGGCGCCATGTCCGGCTTCCTCGGAGCCCTCTCTGGCCGTGACCCAGTCAGCCCCACCGCCCTCCACTTGGCAGGGCCCTTCCCCGACCGGGACATCATCGTCTTCGTCGCCGCCGCGGTCGCCCTGACCACTGCGGTGGCAGGGCGCACAATCGCCCGGGAACTCCTGGGAAACCGCAGGTACAAGCGGAAACCCCAGCCAGACGCACCTGGGTCCGAACCAAGCCGTTTCTCTTGGTCAGAGCCTCAGCGGCAGACGAATCGGGCCGTACGCCAGGTTCAGAGCGAGACGGTCGCCGTCACCAACGTCCCGCCCCGTGTCCGCGGCGATTCCACTTCCCGTGGTCCCCGACTCTGTCGGGGACCCGAACCTGCGACCGCTGCCAACCCACTACCGGTTCAGCCGGACAACGGTCTGGATCACGAGCTGGCCGCTGCCAACCGGCGATTTTCCCCGTTCCCATGTTCTGAGTCCCCCGCCGGGGGCACTCGCCCGACCACCTACGGAAATCCGTACGTGACCAGGGCGGATGCCGACAGAGGAGGGCGGGAGTCAGTCTCACTGGCTCACGCCCTCTCTCGTTGTCTCGCACTGTTCGCGACGCACCTTCGATGCACTCCGAGGCGAACGAGTCGGGTACCTGTTGTTTCGCCTGCGGCCGGGCCGCTCTCCCTCCCGCGCTTTCAGGCCCCGGCGGTCGTGCCGCTCGCCTGAGTCGGTCCACTGCTTGCCGGAGACGGCTGCGGCCCCCTGAGGGGCGCGGGGAACTGCGCGATCAGCCACGGCGTGCCGGTACGAGAATGACCGGCTGCGCGCCTACGGCGCCCGGAAGTCGCCCTCAAGCCGACCGCTTGCGGGACGTGGTCTTCTTCGCCGCGGTCTTCTTCGCCGTCGACTTCTTCGCCGCTGCGGTCTTCTTCGCCGCGGCCGTCTTCTTGGCCGCAGGGGTGGACGCGGTCGCCGGCTTCTTCTTGCGGGGCAACGGTCTGACCTCGGCCTCGGCGCCGGGCGGCGATTCGCGGGACTCTCGGGCCGCGCGGACGCTGTTCTCCAGGGCCGCCATCAGGTCCAGGACCTTGCCCCCGGCGGCCGGTGCGGGGGCCTCCGGTGGTGCCTCGCCGGAGGCCTTCGCGGCGATGACCTCCTCCAGCGCCGCCCGGTACTCGTCGTGCAGATCCTCCAGGTCGACCTCGCCGAGCGTGTCCATCAGGGCGTCCGCCAGGTCGAGTTCCTTGTCCCGGATGGTGACGTCCGTGTCGGGGGCGACGCCTTCGGGGGCGCGGACCTCGTCCGGCCAGAGCAGGCCGTGCATGGCGATGGCGTCGCCGACCACCCGCAGCATGCCGAGCCGTTCCCGGCCGCGCAGCGCGTACTTGGCGATGGCGACCTTGTTGTTGCGCTTGAGGGCCTCGCGCAGGAGGACGTACGGCTTGGCGGCGGGCACGCCGCTGGCGGCCAGGTAGTACGCCGCGTCCATCTGGAGCGGGTCGATCCGGTCGGCCGGGACGAAGGCCACGATCTCGATCGTGCGCGCCGTGGGGATGGGCAGGTGGGAGAGATCCTCGTCGGTGATCGGGATGATCGTGCCGTCCGCGTCCTCGTACCCCTTGCCGATCTCGGTCTGGGTGACCTCGCGGTCCTCCAGTTCGCACACCTTGCGGTAGCGGATGCGGCCGTTGTCCTCGGTGTGGATCTGGCGGAAGGAGATCGAGTGGCTCTCCGTGGCGTTCACCAGCTTGATCGGGATGCTGACGAGACCGAAGGAGATGGCGCCGTTCCATATGGATCGCACGTGCCGCACCCTTCCTGCGATTTCACCGGCTTGTCTGGGATTGTCATCGTATGACGCCTATCACAGAGGTGGAGGGGCGGCGGGTCGCGCTCAGCAACCTGGAGAAGGTGCTGTATCCGGAGACCGGCTTCACCAAGGCGGAGCTGGTGCACTACTACGCGACCAGCGCCGATGTACTGCTGCCGCATCTGCGCGACCGGGCCGTGTCCTTCCTGCGCTATCCGGACGGCCCGGAGGGCCAGGTCTTCTTCACCAAGAACGTGCCGCCGGGTACGCCCGAGTGGGTCACCACCGCCGAGGTGCCGCGCTCGGAGGGGCCGGCGCGGATGGTCGTCGTACAGGATCTGCCGAGCCTCGTCTGGGCGGCGAATCTCGTGACCGAGTTCCATACGCATCAGTGGCTCGTACAGGACCCCGGCCAGGCCGACCGGCTGGTTTTCGACCTCGATCCGGGGGCGCCCGCGCACATCGTGCACTGCTGCGAGGTGGCCCTGTGGCTGCGCGAGCGGCTCGCGCGGGACGGCATCACGGCGTACCCGAAGACGGCCGGGTCGAAGGGGCTGCATCTGCTGGCGGCGGTGCGCGGAGGTTCACCCGAACGGGCGAGTGAGTACGCGAAGGCGCTCGCCGTGGAGGCGGAGCGCGCGATGCCGCGGCTGGTGGTGCACCGGATGACGAAGAGCCTGCGGCCGGGGAAGGTGTTCGTCGACTGGAGCCAGAACGCCGCGCGCAAGACCACCGCCACGCCGTACACGCTGCGCGCCCGCCCGGTTCCGCTGGTGTCCGCGCCGGTGACCTGGGAGGAGGTGGCGGAGTGCCGGAGCCCGGCGCAGCTGGAGTTTCTGGCCGACGACGTCGCTCCGCGGGTTCAGCGGTACGGGGATCTTCTGGGCGGGTTGCTGGATCCGGGGTCGGCCGGCTCGCTGCCCTTGCCCTGAGCCGTCGAGGCCGTCGGAGCCGCTGCCGGGGGCTGCCGCCCCGGACCTAGACCCTCCCCCACATGTTCCGGTCCCGGGCCATCGCGTGCAGGGCCTCCACATCCGCCGGCTTCAGCACCCCGCCCAGCCGGGCCAGTCCCGTCAGCTCGGTGTCCTGGAGGATCCGTACCGTCCGTGGCGGGGCGGTGACGGTCAGGTCGGCCGGGCCGGCCAGGGCCAGTACCGGGCGTACCTCGGCGGTCAGGGCGTAGGAGGCCCGGTCGGCGAGGGAGCGCAGTCGGCGCAACAGGGGCTCGGCCTCGCGGCGGCCCACGGTGACCATGGGGTCGGCGACCAGGA contains:
- a CDS encoding aromatase/cyclase, which translates into the protein MPSELRTSEHEIKIAAPAADIYRLLAQAENWPQLFPPNIHVDHVERGQREERIRIWATAGDTVKNWTSRRTLNPEALRIAFRQEISSPPVAAMGGTWQIEDLPSGEALVRLGHDFRATDESSLAWLEEIVDRNSRAELESLKALAESKEATDELTCSFEDTVQVMGEAQDVYDFIYEANLWTDRLPHVVTVRLDQPAPGLQALEMETLSKDGSTHTTKSYRVGLAPHRIVYKQITLPALITLHTGRWTFTPTDDGVEASSQHTFTVNTAAITKVLGEQSTVQDAIEYVRAALSTNSMTTLTLAKAHAEGLARAGRP
- a CDS encoding alpha/beta hydrolase, yielding MTTAPPAPPPERVVDQRHITLDADGITLSARLAQPVHVPPRATIVALHGAGMSSAYFDGPAHPETSLLAVAAKLGFAVVAVDRPGYGASAEQLPYGQGIVEQAATLTVALRSLSAHCEAGAGIFLMAHSFGSKPALLMAADGTVPGLFGLDVSGCGDEYVVSPSAPGTRAGSWKLNWGPLRLYPPGTFQSSIGIVAPAPRHELDDVAHWPDVFAALAGRIRVPVRFTFAEHEAWWRRDQSALARLRNRLGAAPRVLIDHQPDAGHNISLGWTARAYHLRVLGFAEECLRQQATGRGQRR
- a CDS encoding 4'-phosphopantetheinyl transferase superfamily protein; the encoded protein is MHRSTDRTRSVMARWLALRAASQVLGTPWTGLQLRRHRQGLPYVVARPHLSVSMAHSGRYAMAAVALGGRVGVDVEEISRVAALPDSAFLTPAEISALPPARQGGEPRAMLWVLKEAATKLTGEGLRAGMKQIGFRWRSGARGLCAARTTYTTGEFTVCRLPGGYVCAVGMSAGTPPSTPLFLAAGHRPWLETERSDFSMQLMSRRPVHENSGPEPDGTTDGGGPAMAPRVEPDLDEAEPHIWLSVN
- a CDS encoding Ku protein; this translates as MRHVRSIWNGAISFGLVSIPIKLVNATESHSISFRQIHTEDNGRIRYRKVCELEDREVTQTEIGKGYEDADGTIIPITDEDLSHLPIPTARTIEIVAFVPADRIDPLQMDAAYYLAASGVPAAKPYVLLREALKRNNKVAIAKYALRGRERLGMLRVVGDAIAMHGLLWPDEVRAPEGVAPDTDVTIRDKELDLADALMDTLGEVDLEDLHDEYRAALEEVIAAKASGEAPPEAPAPAAGGKVLDLMAALENSVRAARESRESPPGAEAEVRPLPRKKKPATASTPAAKKTAAAKKTAAAKKSTAKKTAAKKTTSRKRSA
- the ligD gene encoding non-homologous end-joining DNA ligase; the encoded protein is MTPITEVEGRRVALSNLEKVLYPETGFTKAELVHYYATSADVLLPHLRDRAVSFLRYPDGPEGQVFFTKNVPPGTPEWVTTAEVPRSEGPARMVVVQDLPSLVWAANLVTEFHTHQWLVQDPGQADRLVFDLDPGAPAHIVHCCEVALWLRERLARDGITAYPKTAGSKGLHLLAAVRGGSPERASEYAKALAVEAERAMPRLVVHRMTKSLRPGKVFVDWSQNAARKTTATPYTLRARPVPLVSAPVTWEEVAECRSPAQLEFLADDVAPRVQRYGDLLGGLLDPGSAGSLPLP